A stretch of the Musa acuminata AAA Group cultivar baxijiao chromosome BXJ2-7, Cavendish_Baxijiao_AAA, whole genome shotgun sequence genome encodes the following:
- the LOC103990540 gene encoding uncharacterized protein LOC103990540: MGSANHSPGSDDAAMATADEMFSKRGCCCFFVPWPNKAWERIMPPASERTDGVCPAASRRWWCRGWKAILKVREWSEFVAGPRWKTFIRRFRRRPRNGGGGKPGGRFGYDPMSYARNFDEGQGSDSDGDTVRRGFSARYATPPALAKSSMDLGGLNDAPLLVGYAH; encoded by the coding sequence ATGGGCTCGGCCAACCATTCGCCGGGTTCAGACGATGCAGCGATGGCCACGGCGGACGAGATGTTCTCCAAGCgcggctgctgctgcttctttgtGCCCTGGCCTAACAAGGCCTGGGAGAGGATAATGCCCCCGGCGTCGGAGCGGACCGACGGGGTCTGCCCCGCGGCGAGCCGGCGGTGGTGGTGCAGAGGATGGAAGGCTATCCTCAAGGTGCGGGAGTGGTCCGAGTTCGTGGCCGGCCCCCGGTGGAAGACCTTCATCCGCCGGTTCCGCCGCCGGCCCCGGAACGGCGGCGGAGGCAAGCCCGGCGGCAGGTTCGGGTACGACCCCATGAGCTACGCCCGCAACTTCGACGAGGGGCAGGGCAGCGACTCGGACGGCGACACTGTCCGGCGGGGTTTCTCCGCCAGGTACGCCACCCCGCCCGCGTTGGCCAAGTCGTCGATGGACTTGGGGGGCCTCAACGACGCGCCGCTCCTCGTCGGCTACGCCcactga